A single window of Granulicella cerasi DNA harbors:
- a CDS encoding ABC transporter permease, whose translation MKTSSSASIDVGRLWPRESMNMLAAQIVGVVVLLLAWQFAGTHALAGKTLPPLTDVLHIFTISWRRALLLRSAASTLGSALIGLAAGSLLGIATAMLTRLLPMLEPGLDRLSVVVNAMPVIALGPVLIITAGREATPPLLAAVPVFFQMYVATTAGIAGAEKTTLQYLRATGASHWTTLLRLELPSALPTLISGLKVCVTTAMLGAIVGEWFGAARGLGIVILNTMQNFQIPLLWAAVLITASIALLGYVLMSMAERFVSRRMA comes from the coding sequence ATGAAGACCTCGTCGTCTGCAAGCATCGACGTCGGCCGCCTGTGGCCACGCGAGAGCATGAACATGCTTGCGGCGCAGATCGTTGGCGTAGTGGTGCTGCTCCTGGCTTGGCAGTTCGCCGGCACACACGCCCTCGCGGGCAAGACGCTGCCGCCGCTCACGGATGTGCTGCATATCTTCACGATCAGTTGGCGACGCGCGCTGTTGCTGCGCTCGGCTGCGTCGACGTTAGGCTCTGCGTTGATCGGTCTTGCGGCAGGATCGCTGCTCGGCATTGCGACAGCCATGTTGACGCGCCTGCTGCCGATGCTCGAACCCGGGCTTGATCGCCTCTCTGTCGTCGTCAACGCGATGCCCGTCATCGCCCTTGGTCCGGTGCTCATCATCACCGCAGGTCGCGAGGCCACACCACCGCTCCTCGCCGCGGTGCCGGTGTTCTTCCAGATGTATGTCGCGACGACTGCAGGCATCGCCGGTGCAGAAAAGACGACGCTGCAGTATCTCCGCGCGACCGGCGCATCGCATTGGACAACGTTGCTGCGCCTTGAGCTTCCTTCAGCATTGCCGACGCTCATCAGCGGCCTGAAGGTCTGCGTGACCACCGCGATGCTCGGCGCGATCGTGGGCGAATGGTTCGGTGCTGCACGCGGCCTCGGCATCGTCATCCTCAACACGATGCAGAACTTCCAGATCCCGCTGCTGTGGGCGGCGGTGCTGATCACGGCGTCAATCGCGCTGCTCGGCTATGTGCTGATGTCGATGGCCGAACGCTTCGTTTCGCGGAGGATGGCATGA
- a CDS encoding ABC transporter ATP-binding protein, with amino-acid sequence MAAIELQHVSKTFSLSRGKNVRALEALDLQIADGEFIALLGPSGCGKSTLLHMIAGLDAASEGQVLVGGESPAALQRKHELGIAFQEHALLPWRSVQSNLELPFQIAGQKPDSARIASLIQLVGLSGFESARPSQLSGGMKQRVSIARALCLQPRVLLLDEPFGALDPVTRRSMNLELQRIWSEQRITTVLVTHTVEEALFLADRVLVMSGRPGRVLRDVRVPFARPRSAETMRDPAFHALADELTHLLEPVQ; translated from the coding sequence GTGGCCGCTATTGAACTGCAACACGTCAGCAAGACCTTCAGCCTTTCGCGCGGCAAAAACGTGCGTGCGCTCGAAGCGCTTGATCTGCAGATCGCCGACGGCGAGTTCATCGCGCTGCTCGGTCCTTCGGGCTGCGGCAAGAGTACGCTGCTGCACATGATCGCGGGCCTCGATGCTGCGAGCGAAGGCCAGGTGCTGGTTGGTGGTGAATCCCCCGCCGCACTGCAGCGCAAGCACGAGCTTGGCATCGCGTTTCAAGAGCACGCGCTGCTGCCGTGGCGCAGCGTGCAGAGCAATCTTGAGCTTCCATTTCAGATCGCAGGGCAAAAACCTGACAGCGCGCGCATCGCATCGCTCATCCAGCTCGTCGGCCTCAGCGGCTTTGAATCGGCTCGGCCTTCGCAGCTTTCCGGTGGCATGAAGCAGCGTGTCTCCATCGCCCGCGCGTTGTGCCTGCAGCCACGCGTGCTGCTGCTCGATGAGCCCTTCGGCGCGCTCGACCCCGTCACGCGACGCAGCATGAACCTCGAGCTACAACGCATCTGGAGCGAGCAGCGCATCACCACCGTGCTCGTGACGCACACGGTGGAGGAGGCGCTCTTCCTTGCTGACCGCGTGCTTGTGATGAGCGGCCGTCCGGGCCGTGTGCTGCGCGATGTGCGCGTACCCTTCGCGCGGCCTCGCTCTGCAGAGACGATGCGCGATCCCGCATTCCACGCGCTTGCCGACGAACTCACACACCTGCTGGAGCCTGTGCAATGA
- a CDS encoding amidohydrolase family protein, with the protein MSQVASQVRQSISLLILNADVVCFDDADRVERRGAIAVDGNTIIWIGSAEEAATLYTAEQTIDASSMIAMPGFIDCHVHTAQQFLHGKLPSVRRKGELRAPMWQRYLIPFESGLEPEDVYASGLAAYSAMISSGTTCFLEAGGPFPDEMGRAANDIGIRGRIAMATVDVEDDIPPQSRMTTAEALRRSEELVLRWKEHPRVNAWLSLRQLMVNTEELRFGIRDLSHALDTPIHTHLAEGTYEVDFSIRKWNMRSTEYLESIGCLDHYVHAAHSVLLSLNEMDLYAKRNVSACHCSLNNYTMGRPRVLEMMRRGIAMGLGTDGAATRTSLDMFQVVHGAVLGQQAVNGTPYHVDPPVTCEQMLKQAFRGGARAARLEREIGTLEVGKKADIVLVSTSDYDQFPALDPVITLAESSVGRDVHTVVVDGRIVMQNRKLLTMDLEPMRERVAVQYKTIMERFDRAIA; encoded by the coding sequence ATGTCGCAAGTAGCTAGTCAGGTCAGGCAGAGCATCAGCCTGCTGATCCTCAACGCCGATGTTGTCTGTTTTGACGATGCAGACCGAGTCGAGCGTCGCGGCGCGATCGCTGTGGATGGCAACACGATCATCTGGATCGGCAGTGCAGAAGAGGCGGCGACTCTCTACACGGCGGAGCAGACGATCGATGCCAGCAGCATGATTGCGATGCCCGGCTTCATCGATTGCCACGTGCACACGGCGCAGCAATTTCTGCATGGCAAGCTGCCAAGCGTTCGCCGCAAAGGTGAACTGCGCGCGCCAATGTGGCAGCGCTATCTCATTCCGTTCGAGAGCGGGCTCGAGCCGGAAGACGTCTACGCGAGCGGGCTTGCAGCGTACTCGGCGATGATCTCCAGCGGGACCACGTGCTTCCTCGAAGCCGGCGGCCCGTTCCCCGATGAGATGGGCCGCGCGGCGAATGACATTGGCATCCGCGGGCGCATCGCGATGGCGACCGTCGATGTTGAGGATGACATTCCACCGCAGTCGCGCATGACTACCGCAGAAGCTCTGCGTCGCAGTGAAGAACTCGTGCTGCGCTGGAAGGAGCACCCGCGCGTGAACGCGTGGCTCTCCTTGCGGCAGTTGATGGTGAATACCGAAGAGCTTCGCTTCGGCATTCGCGATCTCTCGCACGCGCTCGATACGCCGATCCACACGCATCTTGCGGAGGGCACGTATGAGGTGGACTTCAGCATTCGCAAGTGGAACATGCGCTCGACCGAGTATCTCGAGAGCATCGGCTGCCTCGACCACTACGTCCACGCTGCGCACTCGGTGTTGCTCAGCTTGAATGAGATGGACCTCTATGCGAAGCGCAATGTCTCTGCGTGTCACTGTTCGCTGAACAACTACACCATGGGTCGCCCACGTGTGCTGGAGATGATGCGTCGCGGCATCGCGATGGGCCTCGGCACTGATGGAGCAGCCACGCGCACGAGCCTTGATATGTTTCAAGTAGTGCACGGCGCAGTGCTCGGCCAGCAAGCGGTGAACGGCACGCCGTACCACGTTGATCCGCCGGTGACGTGCGAGCAGATGCTGAAGCAGGCCTTCCGCGGCGGTGCACGCGCGGCGCGTTTGGAGCGTGAGATCGGTACGCTCGAGGTTGGCAAGAAGGCGGACATCGTACTCGTTTCGACGAGCGACTACGACCAGTTCCCGGCGCTCGATCCGGTGATCACTTTGGCGGAAAGCAGCGTAGGCCGCGACGTGCATACGGTCGTTGTCGACGGCCGCATCGTGATGCAGAACCGCAAGCTGCTCACGATGGATCTCGAGCCGATGCGAGAGCGTGTCGCCGTGCAATACAAGACCATCATGGAGCGCTTCGATCGGGCGATCGCCTAA